A window of Apium graveolens cultivar Ventura chromosome 8, ASM990537v1, whole genome shotgun sequence contains these coding sequences:
- the LOC141677815 gene encoding delta(12)-fatty-acid desaturase FAD2-like, with translation MGAGGRMSTAPPNAKKTQAEALKRAPHEKPPFTIGDLKKSIPAHCFQKSLVTSFRYLIQDLLMAYALYYVATNYIDQYLPHPINYLGWAAYIAVQGCVLTGAWVVGHECDHDAFSDYGWVNDLVGLVVHSSLMVPYFSWKISHRRHHANTQSLENDEVYVPRFKSNIRNYYKILNNPPGRVLVWVTTLLVGFPLYLMFNVSGHKYERWTSHYDPHSPLYTERERKQIIVSDIAILAVIYGLYHLVLLKGFAWVFCVYGGPLLVVNMWFTLITILNHTHPSVPYYDSTEWDWLRGALCTVDRDYGILNKVFHNVCNAHVCHHIFSMIPHYHGLEATEAMKPVLGDYYQYDGTPILKAMYREMKECIYVEKDEGETKGVYWYRKDI, from the coding sequence ATGGGTGCAGGTGGGCGTATGTCTACTGCTCCGCCTAATGCCAAGAAGACTCAAGCAGAAGCACTTAAGCGCGCTCCTCATGAAAAACCACCATTTACCATAGGTGACCTTAAGAAATCTATTCCTGCTCATTGCTTCCAAAAATCACTTGTCACCTCTTTTCGATATCTCATTCAAGATCTCCTCATGGCCTATGCCCTTTACTATGTTGCTACGAATTATATTGACCAATACCTTCCGCATCCTATTAATTACTTGGGCTGGGCAGCTTACATTGCCGTCCAAGGCTGTGTCCTAACCGGGGCTTGGGTCGTAGGCCATGAATGTGATCATGATGCCTTCAGCGACTATGGCTGGGTCAATGACCTTGTTGGCCTTGTTGTCCACTCTTCTCTCATGGTGCCTTATTTCTCTTGGAAGATTAGCCACCGTCGTCACCATGCCAACACTCAATCCCTTGAAAATGACGAGGTTTATGTCCCCAGATTCAAGTCCAACATCAGGAACTACTACAAAATTCTCAACAACCCACCCGGCCGTGTCCTTGTCTGGGTTACCACACTCCTTGTAGGCTTCCCTTTATACTTGATGTTCAATGTTTCTGGACACAAGTATGAGAGGTGGACTTCACACTACGATCCCCATAGCCCTCTTTACACAGAACGTGAACGCAAACAAATCATTGTTTCAGACATTGCCATTCTAGCGGTCATCTATGGCCTATACCATCTTGTTCTGCTCAAAGGCTTTGCGTGGGTGTTCTGTGTTTATGGTGGTCCACTCCTAGTTGTTAACATGTGGTTCACTTTGATCACGATCCTCAACCATACTCACCCTTCTGTGCCATACTATGATTCAACCGAATGGGATTGGCTGAGGGGAGCTCTTTGTACCGTTGACAGAGATTATGGAATTTTAAATAAGGTGTTCCACAATGTGTGCAATGCTCATGTATGTCACCACATATTCTCCATGATCCCCCATTACCACGGACTCGAAGCAACAGAGGCCATGAAGCCTGTATTGGGCGATTATTATCAGTATGATGGAACACCGATTCTCAAGGCAATGTACAGAGAAATGAAGGAGTGCATTTATGTCGAGAAGGACGAGGGTGAAACTAAAGGAGTCTACTGGTACAGAAAGGATATTTAA